From the genome of Bacteroidales bacterium:
CAAGAACATTAATAGTTCTAAATACACCATTACTACCTTTGTCTAAGCAGTGGTTATTTGCTGTTAGAAAAATGTCAAAACCACAATCCTTTAGTGCTATGGCAAACTCATCGGGAGAGCAGAATGTAGGATAGCCTCTGTAAGGTGGGTTACCAAGAGTAGTTTCAAAGTTTACCACAGCAATGTCAGCTGAGGTAATCTCATCTTTTATTAGTTCAAAGTTATTGTCATAAAAGAATGAGCCATTACTATTGACAGCATCTTTGAGTTGAGCCTCATGTTGCATAGCATCACCAGCAAAAAGCAACGATATTGTTTGTGCATTTATATGTGATGTTGTTGCAAAACAGGCAATAAAAGATAGGTATAATATGAGTCTATTCATAAAAACAAAGGTAGTTTATATAAATAAACTGCCAAAATAAAAATTCTTAAAAAGAATGAACGCCAAAGAAACTTTGGCGTTCATCATAATATTGTTTTGTAAAACTATTAGTATATACATTTCTTTCCTGCAAGCAGAGTGTTTCGCATTAATGAAACTATTGTCATAGGACCAACACCACCCGGAACAGGAGTTATATAAGAACATTTATCTGCAACCTCATCAAACTTAACATCACCGGTAAGTTTAAATCCTGATTTGGTTTTATCTGAAGGAACGCGTGTTGTACCAACATCAACAATTACAGCACCCTCTTTAACCATATCGGCAGTAACAAACTCAGGAGAACCAAGAGCGGCAATAATAATATCAGCATTTTTGCAAATCTCTTTAAGGTTTTCTGATCTACTATGGCAAACTGTAACAGTTGCATCTCCGGGATAACCTTTTTGCATCATTAGAGTTGCTACTGGTTTACCAACAATATTACTTCTACCTAAAACAACGCAGTTCTTACCTTGAGTCTTTATGTTATATCGTTTTAGTAACTCCATT
Proteins encoded in this window:
- the folD gene encoding bifunctional methylenetetrahydrofolate dehydrogenase/methenyltetrahydrofolate cyclohydrolase FolD encodes the protein MQLIDGKAVAAEIKKEIAKEVEEIVNAGGKTPHLAAILVGHDGGSETYVAHKVKACGECGFKSTLIRFEDDITEEQLLQEVERLNNDDDVDGFIVQLPLPKHISEQRVIEAIDYRKDVDGFHPINVGRMSIGLPCFVSATPAGIMELLKRYNIKTQGKNCVVLGRSNIVGKPVATLMMQKGYPGDATVTVCHSRSENLKEICKNADIIIAALGSPEFVTADMVKEGAVIVDVGTTRVPSDKTKSGFKLTGDVKFDEVADKCSYITPVPGGVGPMTIVSLMRNTLLAGKKCIY